The Polyangium aurulentum genomic interval GATTTCGACCGATTCCTCGCGAAGGCCAAGAGCCTCGGCATCGACATCGCGCTCGACATCGCTTACCAGACGTCGCCGGACCATCCGTACGTGAAAGAGCACCCGGAGTGGTTCAAGAAGCGCGCGGACGGGACCATCCGCTATGCGGAGAACCCGCCGAAGAAGTACCAGGACGTCTACCCGTTCGATTTCGAGTGCGACGAGTGGAAGGAGCTCTGGCTCGAGCTGAAGAGCGTCTTCGATTTCTGGATCGCGCGCGGGGTCAAGATCTTCCGCGTCGACAACCCGCACACCAAGCCCCTCACCTTCTGGGCCTGGTGCATCCGCTCGATCAAGCAGGAGCACCCCGAGGTCATCTTCCTCGCCGAGGCATTCACCCGGCCGGCCGTGATGTATGGTCTCGCCAAACTCGGATTCACGCAATCCTACACGTATTTCACGTGGCGCGTGGCCAAGGCCGAGATCGAGGCCTACCTCGAGGAGCTCACCCAGACCGAGATCGCCGAGTATTATCGGCCGAACTTCTGGCCCAACACGCCGGACATCCTCCCCGAGCACCTGCAGACCGGCCTGCGCAGCATGTTCATCGCGCGGCTCGTGCTCGCCTCGATGCTCTCGAGCAACTACGGCATGTACGGGCCCGCGTTCGAGCTCATGGAGCACGTCCCGCGCCCTGGGGCCGAGGAGTACATCGACAACGAGAAGTTCGAGCTGAAGCGCTGGGATCTCGACCGGCCCGACAGCTTGCGGCACCTCATCGCGCGCGTGAACCGCATTCGGCGGGAAAACCCCGCGCTTCAGGAGAACCGCGGTCTGCGCTTCCACGAGACCGACAATGACCTCGTCATCTGTTTCAGCAAGGTGACCGATCGCGACGGCAATACGATCGTCGTCGTGATCAACCTCGACCCGTATCACAAGCACGGGACCTGGATAGACCTCGATTTGCCGGGAATCGCGGACCCGGAGCGAACCTTCCAGGTCCACGACCTTCTCAGCGATGCCCGGTACATCTTCCGCGGCCGGCGCAACTACGTCGAGCTCGACCCGGCGACAATGCCTGCCCATATCTTCCGCGTCCGCCGGTTCGTCCGCACGGAGAACGACTTCGAGTACTTCCTATGAGGCACGAAAAGACCGCCGAGGGCCTGGCGAACCCCTTCTGGTACAAGGACGCCGTCATCTACGAGATCCACATCCGCGCCTTCAGCGACTCGAACGGCGACGGCATCGGGGATATCAGCGGGCTCATCGACAAGCTCGATTACCTGCACGATCTCGGCGTGACGGCGATATGGCTCCTGCCGTTCTACCCGTCCCCGCTCCGCGACGGCGGCTATGACATCGCCGATTACACGGACATCAACCCCGCGTACGGCACCCGGGAGGAGTTCGCGCGGCTCATGCGCGAGGCCCACCGCAGGGACATCCGCGTCATCACCGAGCTGGTCCTGAACCACACCTCGAGCGAGCACGCGTGGTTCCAGAGGGCCCGCAACGCGCCGCCGGGCAGCCCGCACCGCGATTTCTACGTGTGGAGCGACAACCCGACCCTCTACTCGGACGCGCGCATCATCTTCAAGGACTTCGAGACCTCGAACTGGTCCTGGGATCCGGTCGCCAAGGCGTATTACTGGCACCGCTTCTACGCCCACCAGCCCGACCTGAACTTCGACAACCCCGCGGTGCACGAGGCGCTCTTGCGCGTCGTCGATTTCTGGTTCGAGATGGGCGTCGACGGCCTGCGCCTCGACGCCGTGCCCTACCTCTACGAGCGCGAGGGCACGAACTGCGAGAACCTCCCCGAGACGCACACGTTCTTGCGCAAGCTCCGGGCCCACATCGACGCCCGCTTCAAGGGCCGCATGCTGCTCGCGGAGGCAAACCAGTGGCCCGCCGACGCCGCCCAGTATTACGGCGCGGGCGACGAGTGCCACATGAACTTCCACTTCCCGCTCATGCCCCGCATGTTCATGGCGGTGGAGATCGAGGACAGCTTCCCGATCATCAACATCCTGAAGCAGACGCCCGCGATCCCCGAGAACTGCCAGTGGGCGACGTTCCTCCGAAACCACGACGAGCTGACGCTCGAAATGGTGACCGACGAGGACCGCGATTACATGTACCGCGTCTATGCCGAGGAGCGCAACGCGCGCATCAACCTCGGCATCCGGCGCCGCCTCGCCCCGCTCATGCGCACCCGCCGCCGCATCGAGCTCATGAACGCCCTGCTCTTCTCGCTCCCCGGCACCCCCGTCCTCTATTACGGCGACGAGATCGGCATGGGCGACAACATCTATCTCGGCGATCGCGACGGCGTCCGCACGCCCATGCAATGGAGCTCGGACCGGAACGCGGGCTTCTCGCGTTGTAACCCGCAGCGGCTCTACCTGCCGCCCATCGTCGACCCCGAGTACCATTACGAGGCCGTCAACGTCGAGGCCCAGCAGAGCAACCCCGCGTCGATGCTCTGGTGGATGAAGCGGATCATCGCGCTTCGCAAGCAGCACAAGGTCTTCGGCCGCGGCAGCATCGAGTTCCTGAGCCCGGACAACCACCGGATCCTGGCGTTCATCCGCTCCTGGCAAGGCCAGGAGGTCCTCGTCGTCGCGAACCTGTCGCGCCACGCGCAGTTCGTCGACCTCGATCTGTCGCGCTTCAAGGGCCGCACGCCCGTCGAGCTGTTCGGCAAGACGCGCTTCCCCGAGATCGGCGAGGCGCCGTATTTCCTGACCCTCGGGCCTCACGATTTCTTCTGGTTCTCGCTCGAGCACCCGGCGCCGGGGACCGCGGCCCAGCACGCGCGGCTGCCCTTGCTCGAGGTGCGCGGCCACTTCTCGAATCTATTGCGCGACCCTGGCGGGAGGCGCGCGCTCGAGCCCATCCTCCTCGATTACATCACAGTCCGGCGGTATTTCCGCAGCAAGGCGCGCGTGCGCAAGGGCGCCACCATCGTCGACGCGATCCCGCTCGGCGGCAGCTCGGCGGCGCCGGCCATCATGGTCGTGCTCATGCGCGTCGAATACGACTCGGGCCCGGCCGAGACCTACGTCGTGCCCGTCGCCTTCGCGACCGGCGAGCGCGCGACCCAGCTCGAAGGCCGCACCGCGCACGCCGTCATCGCCGCCCTGCGCATTCTCGACCCCGATGCGGTCGAGGGCCAGGCGCCGCCGGCGGAAGGAGAGGGCTCGAGGGAGCTGGAGGGCACGCTGCACGACGCCCTCGCCCTCCCCGAGACGGCCGAGATGCTCCTCGCGTTCATCCAGTCGAGCGAGCGTCTGGGCGGGAGCATGGGCGACCTCGTCGGCATGCCCTTCCCGTTCCTCTCCACCATCACGCCCGATCGCCCGCTCAAGGCGCGCCTGTCCGAGGCCGAGCAGAGCAACACGACGGTCGCCTTCGAGACGACCCTCGCCCTCAAGGTGTTCCGCCACGTCGAGGAGGGGATCAACCCCGAATTCGAGATTGGCCGGTTCCTCACCGAGGTGGGCTTCAAGAACGTGCCGCGCTTCGCGGGTGCGATCGAGTATCGCGTGCCTTACCGCGATCCGCTCGTCCTCGGCATGCTGCAGGAGTTCGTCCCCAATCAGGGCGACGCCTGGCAGATCACCCTCGAGTCGCTCGACATCTTCTTCGATCGCGTGCTCTCCGACGAGACCGCGCGCTCGGTCAGCGCGCCCATGCCCGAAGGATCGTTCGTCGCGCGGTCGCGGCTGCAGCCGCCGCCGCTCATGCACGACCTGCTCGGCGCGCACTTCATTCGCGTCTGCCAGCTCGGCCAGCGCACGGCGGAGCTACACCTCGCCCTCTCGAGCGAGACCCGGGACGCCGCCTTCGGTCGCGAGCCCTTCTCGACCCTGCACCAGCAGTCGCTCTTCCAGTTCGTTCACACGATGCTCGCCCGCAATTTCGACGCGCTCCGCAGGCGCCAGAGCGCGCTGCCGGAGGGGGCGCGCCGCCGCGCGATCGGGCTGCTCGGGCGGGAGGTGGAGATCAACGATCGCGTCAGGCCCATCATCTCCCGCAAGATCGACGGCGTGCGCATTCGCTGCCACGGCGACCTTCACCTCGGGCAGGTGCTCTGGACCGGCCAGGACTTCGTCTTCATCGATTTCGAGGGCGAGCCCGCGCGCCCGCTCGTCGAGCGTCGTTATCGTCGCTCGCCGCTGCGGGACGTGGCCGGCATGCTGCGCTCGTTCGACTACGCGGGCGCCGCCGCCCTGCGCTCTGGCCGCGCGCGCCCCGAGGACGCGCCCGTGCTCGAGCACTGGGTCGACGCCTGGGTCGCGTGGATGAGCTCCGCCTACCTCGGCGGCTATCTCTCGACCCTCGGCGACGCGAAGCTCCTGCCGAAGAGCGAGGCCGATATCGATCTGCTGATCGAGTTCTACCTCTTCGAGAAGGTCCTCTACGAGGTCGGCTACGAGTTCAACAACCGCCCCGATTGGCTGGAGATCCCCCTGCGCGGCCTCGAGCGTCTGCTCGACCGGAGGACCTAGCCCGCCGCTTTGCCTCAAACCCCGCGAGGAAAAACCGTGGACCCCTCTCCCACCCCCGCTTCCCAGCACTCGTGGATGGACGCCGATTACATGCGCGTCCTCGGCACGCGCACCCCGCGGAACGAGCCGATCAGCATCTACGAGGTCCACCTCGGCTCTTTCCGCCGCGTCCCCGAGGAGGCCGATCGCCCCCTCACCTACCGCGAGCTCGCCCGCTGGCTACCCGAGCACGCGGGCAGGCTCGGATTCACGCACGTCGAGATCCTCCCCGATCCCGGAATCAGGGCGCCGTTCGTCGCGACGAGCTATCACGGGTCCGAGGAGGATCTCATGGCGCTCGTGGATGCGCTGCACGGGCGCGGGCTCGGCGTCATCTGGGGCAATGTCGCGCTCGATCCCAGGGGCGACGACGAGCTCGAGCGGGCCGTCTCGCGCCTCGAGGCATTCCACGCCGACGGCGTCCGCGTGGTCTTCCCCGGCTCCGCCAGCGAGGGGGCCGAGCGCGAGGAGGCCGAGGCGCTCCTCCGCCAATTCAACGAGCGCCTCCACGCGCGGCTGCCTGGCGCATTCACCGTGGCCGCGGGGGCGCCCGATCCCGCGGCCGCGCGCGCGCTCGGGTTCGATTTCGTGTGGGACCTCGGCTTCGAGTCCGACCTGCTCGCGTACCTCGGCGAGGACCCATTCTTCCGCCAGTGGCGCCACGACCTCATCACCTCGCGCAGGATGACCACGGTCGGGCAGCCCGTGGTGCTCGCGCTCTCGCATCAGGCGGCGCTCGGGGGCAAACCCTCGCTCCTCGCGCGCATGCACGGCGACCGCTGGCAGAAGTTCGCGAACCTGCGGCTCCTCTACGCGCTCGCCTTCATGCTCCCCGGCAAGAAGCTCTTCTTCATGGGCAACGAGATCGCCCAGGAGCGGGGGTTCGCCGCCGACCGGAGCCTCGACTGGCACCTCGTCGAGAGCGAGAGCGAGCATTTGCGCATGCAGCACCTCGTCGGCGAGCTCAATGCCATCTACCGCGCCCAGCGCAGCCTGCACGAGCTCGACCTGTCCCCCGAGGGTTTTTCCTGGCTCGATACCTCCGACGCCGAGCGCTCGGTGATTGCATTCGAGCGCAAGGGCGACGGCGGGCGGGACGCGAGCGTGGTGGTCTTCAATTTCACGCCCGTGCCGAGGGCGAACCACCGCATCGGCGTGCCGAGCGCGGGCCACTGGGAAGAGGCGCTCAACACCGACGCCGTCCATTTCGGCGGCAGCGGTCAGGGCAATTTCGGCGGCGTGGAGGCCGCGCCCGTGCCGGCGCACGGCAAGCCTTTCTCGCTCAATCTCACCCTCCCTCCCCTCGGGGCCATCGTGCTCCGCCCGCAGAACGCCGCCCGCTGATCTGACCGATCTGCTCTCATCGTCGCCCATCATGTCCTCGCCCGAAGGCACAAGGCCGGATGTATGGGACGAGGTCGCTGAAATCGCGACGCGCCTCGAGGCCAATCCTGATCCCAAAGACGTCCGACGCGCCGCAGCCGCGCTGAAGGAGGCGATCGCCGAAGCCAGGCGCGCCGAGGCCACGCTGCGGCAGAAGGAAGAGCGCGAGCGCGAGGAGCTGGTCGCGGCCTTCGTGGCCGAGCGCCGCTGGCTGCGCGCGGTGATCGAAAGATCGCCGGTGGGCATCGTGCTCTGTCAGATCGAGGGCGGGTTCCGGATCGAGACCAACCCCCGCGCCGAGGAGCTGCTCGGCACGCCCCTGCGGACCACCGACGACATCAACGTCCTGCTCGAGCGCATGCGCATGCCCGACGGCGGCCCGATCCCGCTCGAGGAGCTCTCGATGAGCCAGGCGCTCAAGGGCGCGACCGTGACGGGGCGAGAGCTGTTGATCCAGCGCGAGGACGGCCGGCGCATCCCGGTGCTCGTGAGCGCGTCGCCGATCCGCGACGAGCGCGGCCAGATCCTCGGGGCGGTCGCGACCTACGAGGACATCACCGAGCTGCGCCAGCTCGAGCGCCTGCGCGAGGAGTGGACGTCGGTCGTGGCCCACGATCTACGCCACCCGCTCACGACGATCATGACGGTCGCGGGGATGCTCTCGCGCAAGCTCGACGAGCCGGCGCGCTCGAAGTTGCAGCGGATCGTCACGAGCTCGACGCGGCTCGCCAGGATGATCGACGACCTGCTCGACATCTCGCGCCTCGAAGCGCGGCGGCTGGAGATCGTTTGTGCTCCAACGGATCTGCGCGCCTTGCTCGACGGCGCGGTCGAGCACGTGGTCGAGGAGGGCCGGCAGATCTCGGTCGAGGTGCGGGGCGAGATCCCGCCGCTGTTCATAGACCCGCAGCGGATCGAGCAGGTGGTCGAGAACCTCCTGTCGAACGCGCTCAAGTACGGCGCGCCTGGGACGCCCATCGACATCGCCGCCGAGCGTCGCGGCGACGAGGTCGTCGTGGCCGTGCAGAACGAGGGCCCGGGGATCCCGCCCGAGGACGTGCCCGGCCTCTTCGCGCGTTTTCAGCGCGGCAAGACGGGCTCGACGTCGATCAAGGGGCTCGGGCTCGGGCTGTATGTCTCCAAGGGCCTCATCGAGGCGCACGGCGGGCGCATCTGGGTCGAGAGCGAGCCCTGCAAGACGACGACGTTCTTCTTCTCGCTGCCGCTCGCGCGCGATCAGCGCGAGGCCTGAGCGCCGGGCTCGGGCGACATCGCGACGCCGTCGGGGTGCAGGACGTCGGGCGTCGCCGTGCCGAGCCAGCCGCGCAGCGCATCGGCGCTCTCGGGCAGATCGTCGGCCCAGAGCCGCGCCGTGCCGTCCTCGCTCGCGGAGGCGATCGTGCGGCCATCGGGCGAGAACGCCACGCCGAGCACCGCGCCCGTGTGGCTCGCGAGCACGCGGCTCTCTCCGCTCGGCAGATCCCACAGGCGCACCGTGCGGTCGACGCTCGCCGTGGCGAGCCGGTCTCCGTCAGGCGAGAGCGCAAGGTCGACGATCTCGCCCGCATGCCCGCGCAACAGGCCCTGCGGCGCGCCCGTCGCGACGTCCCAGAGCCGCACGCTCGCCTCGACGTTGCTGATCGTGACGGCCGTGCGGCCACCTTGTGCGAACAGGATCCGCGTGACGCCGCTGCCGCAGGCGTCGATCGTGCGGCTCGCGCCCGTGGCGACGTCCCAGAAGCGCACCGTGTGGTCGCCGCTCCCCGAGGCGACGGTCGCGCCGTCGGGCGCGAATGCGAGGGCGAGGACGGCATCCTCGTGCCCCCGCAGCGCGCGCTGCTCGCCCGAGTCGAGGTCCCACAGGCGAACGGTGCGATCGAGGCCTGCGGAGGCGAGGCGCTTTCCATCCGGCGAGAAGGCGATCGCCATGACCGCGTCGTCATGACCGGCGAGCACGCGCTCTTCGCCGCTCTCGAGGTCGACGACGATCACGGCTGCACCCGAGGACGCGAAGGCCAGGCGCTTGCCGTGCGGAGAGAACGCGAGCGGCGACCGCGCCTGAACGTGCGCGCGCAGCGAGCGCAGGGGCGTGCCCGTGCGATCCCACAGGCGCGCGACGCCATCCGCGCTCGCGGTCACGATGAGGTCGCCGCGCGGCGCCACGGCTGCGCGCAAGGGGCCCTCGACGTGCTCGCGGAGCACGAAGGTCGGGCCGCCGGTGAGCTTCCACAAGCGCGCTGTCCCGTCCTTTCCAGCAGTGACGAGCAGCTCGCCGTCGGACGAGAACTGCGCGCCCGTCACGGCGGCCTGGTGGCCGGTGAGCACGCGGCTCGCCGCTGCGCTCACGCGGAAGAGGCGCACGCCATGATCGGCGGCGCCGGCGGCGAGCGATTCGCCGTCGGGAGAGAAGTCGACCGTCGTGACGGCGTCGTCGAAGCCATAAAGGACGCGGCTCTTGCCGGTCGCGATGTCCCAAAGCCGCACCGTGCGGTCGTAGCCGCCCGAGGCAATGCGCGTCCCGTCGGGCGAGAATGTGACGTCCAGCGTCCGGCCGTTGTGCCCTTCGAGGATCTGCCCCTCGCCGGTCTCGAGGTTCCACAGACGCACGCCCGCGTCGTCGCCTGCGGTGGCGATGCGCGCGCCGTCCGGCGAGAACGCGAGGGCCCCGACGGCCGAATGCGATAGCGCGCCGTTCGATTTCGTGGGGCTCTCGAGGCGCTTCTTTTCGCCCGTCGCCACGTCCCACACGACCACCGTCGCGTCCATGGCGCGCGCGGCGAGGCGCTTGCCGTCAGGAGAGAATGCGACCGAGGCGACCTTGTTCGTGTGCCCCTCGAGGCGCACCCCCGCGCCGGTCGCGACGTCCCAGAGCCAGACCATTCCATCGAAGCCGCCCGACGCGGCGCGCTTGCCGTCGGGCGAGAGCGCGAGCGAGCGGACGAGCCCCGTATGACCCCGTAAAACCCGACGCTCGCCGGTCCCAAGCTCCCAGACCCGCACCGTCCCGTCGAAGCTCGCGGACAGGAGGCGCTCGGCCCCCGGGGAGAACACGATCGAGCTCACCGGCCCCTCGTGCCCCGTGAGCACGCGCCCGACGCCGGTCTCGACGTCCCAGATGCGCACCGTCTTGTCCTTGCCGGCGCAGGCGAGGTGCAGTCCATCGCGCGAGAATGCGAGGACCCAGGCCTCGTCGGTATGGCCCTCGAGCAGCCGGCTCTTGCCGGTCGACAGGTTCCAGAGGCGCACGCCGTGGTCGTCGCTGCTCGTGGCGAGGGTTTGTCCGTCGGCGGAGAAGGCGACGCCATTGATTGCGCCGGCGTGGCCGCGCAGCGCGGTCGAGATGCCGTGCTCCTTGGCGTCGGCGGCAATCACGCGCGCGGCGCGCCACCCGGTGAAGGAGGGCGAGAGGCTCTTCAGCCAGGCGATGGCCTCGTTCGGGTCGCGCGAGGCGGCTGCGCGCGCGTGCTCGAGCGTGAGCGCGTCGGCGCGCCTCGTCGCGTCCCCCTCGGCCCCCTCGGCCCGGTCGCGCTCGGTGATCACGCGGTGGACGCCGACGACGGACGTGAACGCGAGCAGGAGCAGCGCCGCGGAGGCGACCGCGAGGGGCGCGCGGAAGCGGCGCGCGAATCGGGCGACGCGCTCCACGAGCGAATAGCGGTGCGCTCCGACGATCTGGCCCGTCTGGAATCTGCGCAGATCCTCGGCGAGCTCGCGCGCGGATGGATATCGATCGGCGGGCTCGTGGGCCATTGCCTTGCGGACGATGGCGATGAGGTCCTCGGGCAAACCGCGCTGCCGCTTCTCGAGGGGCGTCATTTCGCCGGTGACGACCCGGCTGATGATCTCGCCCGCGCTCCTGCCCTCGTACGGCGGGGCGCCGGCGAGGACGTGATAGAGAATGGCGCCGAGGGCATAGACGTCGGCGCGCGCGTCCACCTGCTCGCCCAGGGCTTGCTCGGGAGGCATGTATGCGGGCGTGCCCATCACGTCGCCGTCGACGGTCAGCGGATCGCCAGACGGGGGCCCCTGAGGCCGCACGCTCGGGGGTGAGTTGGTGCTGTAATCGCTACTCAGGTCTTTCCCGAGGCCCCAATCGATGACGAGCGTCTCCCCGAACTCGCCGACGAGCACGTTGGCCGGTTTGAGGTCGCGGTGGATGATCGACTGGCTGTGGGCGTAGGCCATGGCCTCGGCCAGGGCGAGGACG includes:
- a CDS encoding alpha-1,4-glucan--maltose-1-phosphate maltosyltransferase, which translates into the protein MDLHDYIQNGRRRVFVENVRPEIDGGRWPIKRVLGDRVDIDVDVFTDGHDALAGVLLYRRAPSPRETDPPWSSVFLTPSPTKRPDRFLATFAPTSIGLWEYTVEAWVDHFGTFQRDTKKRIDAGQDVALELLDGARLVELAASRAQGEDAGLLADHAAELRNTAHPIERRIALALAPELAARVRRYPDKTLTTRYSRTLELVVDPVKARFSSWYEFFPRSCGKDGKHGTFADAEERLPYVAEMGFDVIYLPPIHPIGTAHRKGPNNTLVAGPSDPGSPWAIGAAEGGHKAVHPELGTLEDFDRFLAKAKSLGIDIALDIAYQTSPDHPYVKEHPEWFKKRADGTIRYAENPPKKYQDVYPFDFECDEWKELWLELKSVFDFWIARGVKIFRVDNPHTKPLTFWAWCIRSIKQEHPEVIFLAEAFTRPAVMYGLAKLGFTQSYTYFTWRVAKAEIEAYLEELTQTEIAEYYRPNFWPNTPDILPEHLQTGLRSMFIARLVLASMLSSNYGMYGPAFELMEHVPRPGAEEYIDNEKFELKRWDLDRPDSLRHLIARVNRIRRENPALQENRGLRFHETDNDLVICFSKVTDRDGNTIVVVINLDPYHKHGTWIDLDLPGIADPERTFQVHDLLSDARYIFRGRRNYVELDPATMPAHIFRVRRFVRTENDFEYFL
- the treS gene encoding maltose alpha-D-glucosyltransferase, translated to MRHEKTAEGLANPFWYKDAVIYEIHIRAFSDSNGDGIGDISGLIDKLDYLHDLGVTAIWLLPFYPSPLRDGGYDIADYTDINPAYGTREEFARLMREAHRRDIRVITELVLNHTSSEHAWFQRARNAPPGSPHRDFYVWSDNPTLYSDARIIFKDFETSNWSWDPVAKAYYWHRFYAHQPDLNFDNPAVHEALLRVVDFWFEMGVDGLRLDAVPYLYEREGTNCENLPETHTFLRKLRAHIDARFKGRMLLAEANQWPADAAQYYGAGDECHMNFHFPLMPRMFMAVEIEDSFPIINILKQTPAIPENCQWATFLRNHDELTLEMVTDEDRDYMYRVYAEERNARINLGIRRRLAPLMRTRRRIELMNALLFSLPGTPVLYYGDEIGMGDNIYLGDRDGVRTPMQWSSDRNAGFSRCNPQRLYLPPIVDPEYHYEAVNVEAQQSNPASMLWWMKRIIALRKQHKVFGRGSIEFLSPDNHRILAFIRSWQGQEVLVVANLSRHAQFVDLDLSRFKGRTPVELFGKTRFPEIGEAPYFLTLGPHDFFWFSLEHPAPGTAAQHARLPLLEVRGHFSNLLRDPGGRRALEPILLDYITVRRYFRSKARVRKGATIVDAIPLGGSSAAPAIMVVLMRVEYDSGPAETYVVPVAFATGERATQLEGRTAHAVIAALRILDPDAVEGQAPPAEGEGSRELEGTLHDALALPETAEMLLAFIQSSERLGGSMGDLVGMPFPFLSTITPDRPLKARLSEAEQSNTTVAFETTLALKVFRHVEEGINPEFEIGRFLTEVGFKNVPRFAGAIEYRVPYRDPLVLGMLQEFVPNQGDAWQITLESLDIFFDRVLSDETARSVSAPMPEGSFVARSRLQPPPLMHDLLGAHFIRVCQLGQRTAELHLALSSETRDAAFGREPFSTLHQQSLFQFVHTMLARNFDALRRRQSALPEGARRRAIGLLGREVEINDRVRPIISRKIDGVRIRCHGDLHLGQVLWTGQDFVFIDFEGEPARPLVERRYRRSPLRDVAGMLRSFDYAGAAALRSGRARPEDAPVLEHWVDAWVAWMSSAYLGGYLSTLGDAKLLPKSEADIDLLIEFYLFEKVLYEVGYEFNNRPDWLEIPLRGLERLLDRRT
- a CDS encoding alpha amylase C-terminal domain-containing protein, producing the protein MDPSPTPASQHSWMDADYMRVLGTRTPRNEPISIYEVHLGSFRRVPEEADRPLTYRELARWLPEHAGRLGFTHVEILPDPGIRAPFVATSYHGSEEDLMALVDALHGRGLGVIWGNVALDPRGDDELERAVSRLEAFHADGVRVVFPGSASEGAEREEAEALLRQFNERLHARLPGAFTVAAGAPDPAAARALGFDFVWDLGFESDLLAYLGEDPFFRQWRHDLITSRRMTTVGQPVVLALSHQAALGGKPSLLARMHGDRWQKFANLRLLYALAFMLPGKKLFFMGNEIAQERGFAADRSLDWHLVESESEHLRMQHLVGELNAIYRAQRSLHELDLSPEGFSWLDTSDAERSVIAFERKGDGGRDASVVVFNFTPVPRANHRIGVPSAGHWEEALNTDAVHFGGSGQGNFGGVEAAPVPAHGKPFSLNLTLPPLGAIVLRPQNAAR
- a CDS encoding PAS domain-containing sensor histidine kinase, with product MSSPEGTRPDVWDEVAEIATRLEANPDPKDVRRAAAALKEAIAEARRAEATLRQKEEREREELVAAFVAERRWLRAVIERSPVGIVLCQIEGGFRIETNPRAEELLGTPLRTTDDINVLLERMRMPDGGPIPLEELSMSQALKGATVTGRELLIQREDGRRIPVLVSASPIRDERGQILGAVATYEDITELRQLERLREEWTSVVAHDLRHPLTTIMTVAGMLSRKLDEPARSKLQRIVTSSTRLARMIDDLLDISRLEARRLEIVCAPTDLRALLDGAVEHVVEEGRQISVEVRGEIPPLFIDPQRIEQVVENLLSNALKYGAPGTPIDIAAERRGDEVVVAVQNEGPGIPPEDVPGLFARFQRGKTGSTSIKGLGLGLYVSKGLIEAHGGRIWVESEPCKTTTFFFSLPLARDQREA
- a CDS encoding protein kinase domain-containing protein, whose amino-acid sequence is MSNVTPSTLGEPGDPWTDRPSAAEETRHPALPLSVGAARGEGPAVLNATVVGILPPPSSSSDELLYSPHCTTLLALGSFQPIPQNKDSEPPPRRGGVGLPVVDRAAYTFSGELARGGIGRVQRARHTHLQRPVAVKELLLDADPVSEERFVREALLTARLQHPSIVPIYEAGRWPSGEPFYAMKLVEGRSLSEVLLTKRRLAERLSLLPNVLALAEAMAYAHSQSIIHRDLKPANVLVGEFGETLVIDWGLGKDLSSDYSTNSPPSVRPQGPPSGDPLTVDGDVMGTPAYMPPEQALGEQVDARADVYALGAILYHVLAGAPPYEGRSAGEIISRVVTGEMTPLEKRQRGLPEDLIAIVRKAMAHEPADRYPSARELAEDLRRFQTGQIVGAHRYSLVERVARFARRFRAPLAVASAALLLLAFTSVVGVHRVITERDRAEGAEGDATRRADALTLEHARAAASRDPNEAIAWLKSLSPSFTGWRAARVIAADAKEHGISTALRGHAGAINGVAFSADGQTLATSSDDHGVRLWNLSTGKSRLLEGHTDEAWVLAFSRDGLHLACAGKDKTVRIWDVETGVGRVLTGHEGPVSSIVFSPGAERLLSASFDGTVRVWELGTGERRVLRGHTGLVRSLALSPDGKRAASGGFDGMVWLWDVATGAGVRLEGHTNKVASVAFSPDGKRLAARAMDATVVVWDVATGEKKRLESPTKSNGALSHSAVGALAFSPDGARIATAGDDAGVRLWNLETGEGQILEGHNGRTLDVTFSPDGTRIASGGYDRTVRLWDIATGKSRVLYGFDDAVTTVDFSPDGESLAAGAADHGVRLFRVSAAASRVLTGHQAAVTGAQFSSDGELLVTAGKDGTARLWKLTGGPTFVLREHVEGPLRAAVAPRGDLIVTASADGVARLWDRTGTPLRSLRAHVQARSPLAFSPHGKRLAFASSGAAVIVVDLESGEERVLAGHDDAVMAIAFSPDGKRLASAGLDRTVRLWDLDSGEQRALRGHEDAVLALAFAPDGATVASGSGDHTVRFWDVATGASRTIDACGSGVTRILFAQGGRTAVTISNVEASVRLWDVATGAPQGLLRGHAGEIVDLALSPDGDRLATASVDRTVRLWDLPSGESRVLASHTGAVLGVAFSPDGRTIASASEDGTARLWADDLPESADALRGWLGTATPDVLHPDGVAMSPEPGAQASR